ATTATTTCATATCAACTTCATAAATTATACATGCTGGCAACTCTGCTGAATATCTTTCACTGTTCATACAGTTCATCCGTGAACATTGCCATTTACACAAGTACAATGTACAGATACTCTCGGTTACATACAAACTCACGACATACAACCTCTCTACATACCTATGTAGATACGTATGCCTGAGGTTGGATGTACGTATGTACATGCTTTATGTactacatttttctttttgggtCTGCAATCAGACCGAGTAAAACTTTGAATGGGAATAGGTACGAAcgaaaaacaacaacgaaaCTCTAGAAAATGCACACCGACCGACCAACCGACAGAGCGTAAAGTGAAACGACCAAACAAATCGGGGAGCAGGGTTTAAGGCGACGGCAGTCAGCAGGCGGCAAACATAGCAAGTTTGTGTTTTTGTCAGAACTTTTCGTTTTCtttctatttttgttttcttctttcttttggtCGGCGCATTCGTAAACGAAGGCAAACTGAAAACAAATTGGGGGGGATAAAAAGAAGAGAGCTGCCACCAGCAGAGGAGAAGCTATGGAGACGGCACTGAATTGTTGAACATAGGAGATTACTTCAATGTGAGGAAAATGGGCGCTGTAAGCAGCATTGATTCCACAGCTACATGCACCCAAATGGGTGTCAAATTAAATATGAGTGCAGAGCACTGAGCGTtaagtgtatgtatgtgtgaatCCAACGTTGGGTAAGAGACAcacacaccaccaccaccagacCTACTGCTGCCACCCAAGGCTTATAAAGCAACCAACATGAATGAATGCCAACCCAAGAACCATCCAAGGAAACAACGAatcagaaaaacaacaacatgacCCAACCACCACCCAATGCTTCCCATGCCTTGGATGTTGCTTGCGATTATTGTCGATGGTTGAGATAAACGAATTTTTGGGTCGAATTTGTATTCGGTTTTCTTTACGTTGGATGGATGGCATGGATGCTGCTTTATGCCCAAAAGGTTATTTCGTGCCACTGCTGCAGTCGCAGTCTGCGTTCTTTTCTCTTTTGATGTTGCcttggtggttgttgttgttttgttatttccgGTTAAGgaatttcgtttatttttttttcgtgtgCGTAAGCGCGGGGTTTTCATTTCATTGGCAacgtcattgttgttgttgttttcgtttgTTTGTCGCTATACCTAATGTTCGCCGGTTTTGTTTTGTCCGCTTGTTTCGTGGCTGCCACACAGTGTTGCGAATTGCAAGCAAGATTTTGTTACAGTTGTGggctgtaaattttgtcaccgtTACCTAGGTACACGGTacacaatttgcaaatttgtccgCGCACATTAAGGGGATTCTTCTCTCACATTAGTGAGTACGGTTTTTATACCtttcaacataggatggggttatacaaattttgtcattccgtttgtaaaaagTCGAGATAgtggtctaagaccccttaagtATATATAGGGTAATTTTTTTAGGGctataagaaagttttttatgttcggaaaatctgatcgatgaggttcaggattgaagGGTCTCcttggaacactctttctctgaccatcgctacattaggttcagAATAGCACggtcagcgccgaatccgataagcttccggaataagttgaaaaccaactggacaaaattcggaaggctactcagaagaagacttgggcaagataatttagattgtccaagcatagaagagattgacgaaaatgtcaacaggattgcgactgcactggtgggatccttcgaagatagttgtcctcttcggacaaaaaacccatgttcaaactgaaactttagtagacgacatgggagtgagagcagagacaacgaaaGACGTGTTAAGGGttttaatgaaaacaaattttccgaAGGAttcgaagggactcacggagacaccgggatcttggaataatgacgttaatcgaaggtttataatacgtaatttatggtgaaggaatccttgaggagatCAAACCAGttaagtcacccagacctgatggaatatttccggcgttactgcagaaagaggcagactatctggcgcctcgtctggccaaaattttcacagcgtgcctaggaatttcatatactccgaaagcctggcaggaggcaagggtggtgtttatacccaagcccggtaaggcaagttatgcatcatcaaagacctacagacccataagccttacagatccaaaaccatggaacgttttgtggacaccatgataaagagtatgacatccagcgaaccgctcaaatacaaacagcatgcctatgtcaagggaagatcaGTGGAGACAGccctgcataaaatagaagaatcttttgATGCCAAAAAGTACACACTGCCggcatgcattgacatcgagggggcttttaactatGTGCTGAGCGACacgctgatccaatccttagaacagtaccgggtggacccggtccttaaagactggataaaccatatgctaaggaaggatacattgtgtgtcccatggcataaatataagggagaaagtggcacagggcaagccacaggggggcatttaatcgccactcctatgggtgaccaccataaatgacctattacggatgctgactgaggagggatttgaacccgtctgtacgcagacgatgttataatacttctaaggggtaaggatccgaacgatctatgcaaaagggccgaaaaggtttggcatatggcatatgactgggctagacccagaggtctcaatgttaatccagagaagattgaaatatgcctgtacacgaggaagacgaaggtgggccaatttaacgcaccaggtttcctcaataagacgatttcgatatctgacaaggtcaaaaccttaggtgtgatcttggacaggaaactgaattggaagcgtcacattcaggagcgtactgagaaggctcacagatgttgggcactatgtagacgggccgtaggctcgaaatgggacctgaacccgaggatagttcactggctctacagcagtgtgattagaccaatacttacttacgcctcagtagtttggtggactgctatggagaaaaagtgcaacataaggaccatacaacaggttcagagaacatgttgtcttggcataggaggaGAGATggagaccacgcccactagggcactggagactattctacatatcctacccattgacatacaggttaagtatgaggcagccactgcggctatgagacttaaggcgatgggagaatgggtaaAGGATGGGTACCGCTTATACCATAGCCGTATAATCGAGGgggcgataggaaacctggaaggaagggaagaggtttcggattggatacctgagatgaactttgtagtcgaatgcgaggcactgctgccatcggcacagtcttggattgacggaaccctagtattgccatctcgaagatcatgttacacggatggatcaaagctagaggacagagtgggcttgggggtttactttgagaacccaggaactaagatctgttttagactgcctgtccatactacggtcctgcaggcggagatccgggcgatccgcgaagtggtgtggtgctaacgcgagtacgtcgagtgtgaacatctttaccgacagtaaaattgccataaggccaataacaatcaggacgataaggacacgaacagtcttgcagtgtaagaaggagattaacgccttctctgaggatggcaaaatccgcatcgtttggatgccggaccataacggagtaaggggaaatgaaagggcagacgatttggcggtgaaggccagaggactgccgtcaataaacttggttaacccgaagcctttcgggtcaacgcagacCAAGTGGGCGactaatgcgcatgcaacattgtggaacagcgaaaatcctattggggggattactgaaagcaagcaagaaggaggtcagtatagctattggtatcataacgggacacataggactactagctcacttatgtattgggttgcccaaaaagtaattgcggattttttaaaagaacagctgataactgacagaagaaagaatgcaattacagagtcacaagctgagaaaaaatttgtcaacgccgactatatgaaaaatccgcaattactttttggacaacccaatagaattGGTGCGgttagtgatagcatgtgtagggcatgcggggaagatgatgagacgtgggagcatttcctttgacgTTGCCAGGCTTTCACGTCTaagagataccggcacttagggggagacacaataccagatatgaactaacttaggggagtggtattgaaaacaattaaggattttgtaagtagcacggaattcctaacttaaaattttctttttagaggttactttatagtttttagagcgcacaacaagccgattactggcttaggtgtatgtccagaTGACCATGGGGCgggttaatatctgcaccctcttttcaacctaacctaattttcTAACCTCTTACGAATTCTTAATTAAACTTGAGTAAAGATCATGAACTAACGTGAATTATGAAATCAACTCGTATTTAcgataagcatttttctgagtgtagtaATATCCCTTCCGATTTGGGCACCAAGCATGGTAGACATATGCTGCCATCGAACTCCCTACTTTATGTATTGAGGGTGTTTACCCACGGAactcattgaaattggaaataagaCATTACCTTTGCTCCTCCTACGCCTATTTAAAGTAATGTTCGCATAGGTAGTTCGTCAGTCAATCTTAAAAAGTGTTGATCGTTCAATGGGACGCCATTTGAGCGAACCTTATCATTAAAAAGCTATTTTATACTGGAAAACATTGCCAAGTTCACTATCCTCTCGGAATTCTCGTGGGCTAATTAGCTTCTAGTGAACTTTTTATCGAACGATTTCCTTCTCTTCCCATTGAAATTCCAAACCATGTTTCGTAGAAAGTTGTTGCACTTATTTTACCAGTTTCGTTACACTGTGCCATGTCATCGTTGAAAGACGATACATTTTTCCTCATTTCATTGCGTTATGGGCAACATTTGTCGCATATGTGCCAGCCAGAGTCAGCTTTCACACACGCACGCACGCACATAAATCATCAGAAATTTAATCATCTTTTGAGCGTCATTGTCATCGTCATAGTTGTCCTCCCCTCGTACGAATGTCTGTAGTATGCATggcgatgtgtgtgtgtgtgtgcgtgtatgaCCCTCTCAGAAAAAGATATTTTGAAGGATTTTTGTCAAGATTACCTTAGGCAGCTGAGATGAGGGCAAGAGGGAAAATCCAAAGAtggaattgaataaaaattcatCGGATTCTGGTAAAAATGTGTGTTgggtttttatttaacttttcaGTTTCtgcttaaaacaaaaaaaaaaatgtacacaatACAATAGAGATgtttataatttaaattattCGAAGTTTTTACAATTTGTACATGGTTTTAATACAGTGATGGGTGTGAAGCCCATCGTTTCATTTAATCGATTCTTACATATATTTACAATACAATAATactttgagttttgtttttgttttttttttttaagtattttctaACACAAACGACACTGAATAAAGGGATTAAAGTTAAGCAACTACATCGACTCTGTCTTAAATTAGCTCATaataaaaatgctaaaaaacatAGGGTCGGTCATCTTAGATTCTAGAGGGATAAACGAGGCCAGTTTCCTTGGCAACCAAAACAGGGgaaagcaacaaaaaacaagtcGTTTCATGAGCATGAGGGGTGAATGACTTTTGGATGGCAGGGTGatgagaaaaaacgaaaataaaatgaaaactgaGTCAAATAAATAACACTTATGGAGTACTTATAAAGTTAAGGAAACAAACAGATTTTCTTCATGTACTTGGAACTGTCCAGGAATTTGATTCCTGTTTGGGGCAGACTCCAAATCTATAGCTTCAATTTACTTGGTCTTGGTTACAAGAGGCTCCTTGGCATGCATATTCGTGCTCACCGAGGATGAGGGACTGTGGGCCAAGGACTTGGGACTAGTGGCAGGTTTCTGCAGAGGCTTCGTTTCGCCAGCCTTGCTGCCCTCTGCCGCAGTCTTTTGCATTTCCATGCTGTTCTTTAGCTTTTGCATGTACTCGTTGAAGGCATCATTGCCGGCTCTCTGCATGCGGGACAACTGGTCCATGATGTAGGCCTGCTGGTAGTTGTACATGGCCGGGTTGAATTGGCTCAATTGGGCGGCAGCAGCCGCATTGGCGGCATAGGGGTAAAAAATGTTGGGTTGATTTGCCACGGCCGCCTGCACTTGGGCGCGTAACAAATTCTCCTTGATGAATTTGCTCAGCTCATTTTGATTGGCCGCCGCAGCAGCTGCTCCCAAGTGGGGTGGCAACATGCCTTGCATGGGATGTGGCATGACAGGTGGCAGCGTTGGTATGCTGCTTGGGGGGGTATTCAGTTTGCTGGCGGCATTCGCTGCCACCGCTGCGGCAGCCGCAGCTGCTGCTACTGCCGCCTGAGTGGCATTTGTTTTGCCAGCTCTGCTGCCTCCTTGGGGAGATTTCGTTGGCGGCTTAATCTGCGCTTGGGATTTGCCTGTGGGTGACTGTTGAGGAGGCTGCTTCAAATTGCCTCCAGCAACACCTGGTTGCTGGGGCTGATGGTGTGTGGGCGCCAATTGTTGTGCAGCCGGCGACTTTTTGCTGGGCTGCACTTTCTTGTTGGAATGTATCTTGACGTTGACTCCATTGGGGGCCGCGTAGGTGCCTATGACATTGCCATTCTGCTTGTTGGGCACATTGATTTCGGGCATGGGGCCCGGTATCTGGCGAGGCAAGATGTGGCGGAATTTTTTGCTGCCAGTTCCATCACCATTTGGCGATTTGGGCGACTTTTGTTCAGATGGGCTGGTATTCAGTCTTTTCTCCGGACTTGGAGTTGCCTTCTTTTCGGGGCCACCAGCTGCTGCCACCGGTGATTTGTTGGTAGTTGGAggtttgctgttgttggtcAGCGGTTTATTCATGCCATTGCCCTTGACGTTCATCATATTCAGATTTGTGGATGACAGTTGGTTTGTTGTGGTCTTGGCATTGCCAACTGGGTTAGGTGGTGTTTGATTTGATGTGGTAGTAGGAAGCTTTTGCATGCTGCCTGCTTGATTGACGTTGCTGGCTGCTGGTTTGTTGACATTCAGTGGGGGGGTGGCCATACGCTTCACCGGTGGATTGGGAAACAATGAACTGGCTGCTGGAGGTGAGGAGCGTTTGTTATTCTCACTGCTGTCGGGGGTCTGATCGGGAAGTTTCAAAATCTCTATGTAATTGTTCACCGGACTTTTGTGCTTCTGATGCACGGAGCCGTTAGCCGAGGATTCGCCATCTTCTCGGGTGATTGTTATGGAGAGCGAAGAGGGAATGTTTATGTTGCATGAGTTGAGCAAGGACTTGACCTTCAGCTGTTTCTCTGGAGGATCTTCGCTTGGGCTGGGACTGCGAGCAAATGGATACACACGCTTAGCTGGTGCTTGGTGTTCTGGACGATTGGAGGAAGTATTGgaagcgttgttgttgttgttgttattatttgcaTTGGCGCTATTGTCCTTCTTCACCGGGGGGCTGGGAAACAGGCTGGACATCTGGTTATTGGAGCCCAAAACACTTTGCAGGTACGAGTTGTTCGAGTTGGAAGGCTTCGGAGTATATTTGTAAGTGGGCATGGTGGGTATATTGTAATTGGGCACATATTGCGGCGAACTCGGCGAGTAGATGGGTGAATTGGGCGTATACATGGGTGTTCGACAGCCAGGAGGAACCTCATTACCCTTGGACTTGGAAGCATTGAACAGAGCCAAATTTAGGTAGCTGTTGTTCTTGTTGGAGTTCGACTTGGATGAAGTGCCATTGTTGCGGTTACTGGACGCAGAACTGCTGGGAATCTTGGTGGGTGGCGCTGCCATGGTAGGTGGACCCATGAGGGCATTATTGGTTGCCTCACTTTTGGGTCCATACACCTTGCTTGAAACCGGCTCATTTGGTATGGTCTTAATCTCGGTGCCAGCGTCTTTCAGGATCTTGTTAACATCGCTGGGAATGTTGGCAAAAGGATTGGGTCGGGCCgcctttggcaaaattggttgaTATCTCTTAGCAATGGGGGTGCGACTACCAGGCGCCGCCAACTGCACATTGTTGTGCATTGGATGGGGTGTCAGAGAGCCAGGAGGAGCGGCAGAAACCTTGGACTGCTGCAGTTTGCCAGGTTTCTTTATCAGTGAGGAAGGGGGTTTCATTGCAGCCAAAGGAGCTGGTGGAGGCATCAGGGACTTCTTAGTGTCATTGTTGGCGCCTGAGGAGACAGTGGCAGGCGCTGGGGCATGCTTAGAGGTGCTATTGGGTATGAGAGGCAACTTAATTTTGAAATCCTCTGTGGCCAAAGGAGGTGACAATTTGGGTTTCTTGATGACAGCCTTGAGGGGTTCTTTGTTCTTGCGTTTCGAGGACGACGATGAGGACGAGGACTGATCTTTAGTGGATGTTTTCGGCACCACAGACAAGGTTACATCTTTGGAAAGAAGGCCCAGAGGGTCCTGCTTATCagttttggcattttttatgggcgtaagagcAAACGATTTTAGGAATTGCGACTTTTGATCTTCTTCCGGAGCCTCGGGTGAGGTGGAGGAAGTAGGTGTCGCCGGAGAACTCAGTTTGGCCAAAGGGCTTATGCGTTCCGCCTTTATGGTAAGAGGAGGCACTGTCAAGGGACTGGGCGTCTTGCTCTTGCGATCACTATGAGGCGATGACTTGGGCGACGACTTAGGGCTGCTGTCCTTTTCCTTTTTGGACTTGGTAACCTTCCACTCTTTTTCAGGCCTAACGGGCTTGACGATTTCCTTGCGTTGAGGGTCGGACATGTTGATTATTGTTACACTGTTCTGCTTGGAGAGATCAATTTTCAGTTTGATATTCTCCACCTTGCGCTCATCTTTGGGTACACACGTGGAGGGTGAGGTCTTATGCGACTCACGCTTCTCCTTTGGGGGTTTAGCAGAGCCCTTTGAGTCATTATGATGCGACTTCTCTTTGGCTGCCTTATTGACAATGGTAATTTTGAGCTTCTCGTTCTCTTGTGAACTAATCGAAGGACTTTGGGGCTGGACAATTTCAAACTGTTTAGGCTCCTCGGTGCTGGGAATGGGCGGTGTTTCCGTGGTCGAGGAGACTTCGGCCTCATTTTCCTGTTTAATTTCTTCAGGTTCCAATATTTTTGTGTCTGCAGGTGCTTTAATGGAAGGCGTGGGTTCGTGTACAATGCACATGGGCTGGGCTAGCATTTTTATAGCCTGgggttcttcttcttcttctatggGACTCAACTCCTTCTTGGCCTTAGGTACAATGTGCTTCCTCACCTTGATGGCTGGCTTGAGGGATTGCTTGACGCGGAAGTAAAAACGCATGGGAGCATCTCGCTTCCAGGTGTAAATGTAGGCCACATCCATTAGAGTGTAATGGTCGAGCAGTATTATGGTCTTGACCTTGTACATGATGTCTATGGTGAAGCGATTGGCATTAATTTCGAATTTACCATAGACCAGCTTCTTTAAGTGGGCCACCGTGCACATGGCTGGACACTTAAGGTAGCGGGGTTTTAATAGCTCAGCATACTCGGCATTGGAGTTTGTAAGCTCTCTGCGAGAAGGAAACGAAGAGAAAAGAGAGAGGGGAAGAAGACAAATTAGTATGGCACACCACAACAAAATAATTGGCAGTCTATGCAATTACAGCTAAATGCAGGCAATTTCTAGTTGCCTTAGTTGCGTATTGGCATACTTACTCTGTGTCTGCATATTCCAAAGAAATGGACATATAATCCGAGGGACTAAATATCAAGTGCTCGGTATCATCGCCTCTCTGCTCGGGTGAGGCCAAGGCCGCTTCCTCGGGACGATCCTTGTAGAAGGCTCGCTTTCGCATCAATTCCTTTTCATAAAGACCGGGTACAAGCTTATAAACAATAGCCTGCAATGTGGTGTCTGGCCTAAAAAGGACAAGAGCGAGGAGagagaaaacaaaaaggaagatttaataattaatccTCGCAAAAAGGTTTGCTGCCTCCATTGCCGTTGTGCCCCGGGGAGAGACTATTGCCAAGGACTTAGACTAATGCGAAAGTGAAATGCTGCGACACTGTGACGTGCCCATCGCAATAGTGACTCTTGAAGACGTAAGGAATTCTTAGGAACAGGTAACAGCACGACATCGTCGTCAagggtaacaacaacaacaacaaccacatccACTGTAGGTTTAGGTTTAAATACAAATGAACAAAGCTGGAAATATTTGTCGTCCCTCCATCCATCCCTCATCATTTTCAACCAGATTCGGGATGGGACGAGCTCTTcatgcgtctgtctgtccatttgtctgCCAAACAGCCACTATTCCCGAGGAGTCTCTCTGTGGTAAGAGCTTGTTGGCTTGTTTTGTTAGTCCAAAGTGTGATGACTGACGTTGGTGTGCAATGAAATGTTGACGCAGATGTTTTCATTATAAGCCTCATTACTCACACAGGGTGTTTGCATTCCTCAACACCAAAAGTGCCGTTTCGAAGAAGAAAAACTATCACTCTTACGGAGTGTCTGGTCTGTGTTTTTAACACTGGAGCAGAATATTGTCAAGTGTGGTTGTTGTTGGCTGCGTTTTACCACATAAAATTGTTCTGTTGTGCATTGCTTCCCCAATGTCATTTCTTCGATGCTATTTACGAAGACAACAACTTTAATAGTAGCACCCATCACCATCGTCATCATTATTCGTGACATTTGCTTTCATATGACAAAATGTCTGGCTAGACTGCGTGGAAAATTGCCGTCGGCATTTGTCTCAATTCCCAAGTCTTGTGGCAGCGGGCTCATGGAGTTGGAGATGTACGATAAGATGTTGCATGCTGAAGATGATACTTACTTAATATTTGGCTTTGCTGTATTAATCATCATTTCACAGCGTGGACAATATTGTTCGGTGCGTAAATGTTTGatcaaacaactgtgacaaactgtaaacaaaggaaaaataaaacgGGAACGAGGTTATTACAGGCCAAGGGATATTCAATTGACCACAAGCTGACATTTGTTAAAAGCATTCAATAACTATGGATCTGAGGAGAAGAGAGATTGAGGTATATAGGaactttaaaaaatgtttgaatattGTGTTCAAGTTTTTAACACAAACGTCCTAGGGATGCGTTTATGGAAAGATGGTATTACGATTTGAAAGACCTGTCGTAATAGGATGTAATGTCTTTTTTATAGATGAACCTTCTATGAGGGACCATACACGTATCAGAATTTGTATAGTCCCGAAAAAGTCGTATACACAGAACTTTTGGACTGGGATTAGGTCAAAGTTTGATAGAAGATAGCAATAATGGTACTTCGACCTCCTCAAACAAAATCTGAAaacatttcagggaaattttcgaaaaataatttataataatttaaaaagATTCAAAAAGACTATGAACGGATTAAAGAATAAAAAAGGAACTCTAGACTTTCAATAGTTCAGAAGGGAGAAAAATGGTCCTTCGACTCAATAGAGGATATCAAAAAACTTTTCTATTTAAAAATCTGAAAAGCCTTTCAGGGCAGCATTCAAATGAGGCAAGAACAACTCAAAGAAAGAGAAAATGTGATAAAGAACAAAGAGTGCGAAAAATATCCCAAAGtctcaataaaagaaaaaagtagGAATTAAGGAatgtttatacaaaaaattgttCTCAAATGTTCCTTCGACACAATTTGAAAATAGTCGAAAGATCAGTTTCCCTTTTTGAT
The genomic region above belongs to Stomoxys calcitrans chromosome 5, idStoCalc2.1, whole genome shotgun sequence and contains:
- the LOC106081935 gene encoding polycomb group protein Psc — its product is MANSNTSYRQMAQTNNNNNTGSSSSGSSGTAVAATASSSTTTVTNKLKTATTASSVGLSQIAEQKSLAHPAKESSSPTSTNDGLTISDTNNVISTSQQCDSSSVSTTSSDHHSSSVKNESCDTVIKTELESSESGPTETANDLQLSAMKHRPILLSSMNAHIICGLCFGYLIDATTIVECLHSFCHSCLIKHLRTEQYCPRCEMMINTAKPNIKPDTTLQAIVYKLVPGLYEKELMRKRAFYKDRPEEAALASPEQRGDDTEHLIFSPSDYMSISLEYADTEELTNSNAEYAELLKPRYLKCPAMCTVAHLKKLVYGKFEINANRFTIDIMYKVKTIILLDHYTLMDVAYIYTWKRDAPMRFYFRVKQSLKPAIKVRKHIVPKAKKELSPIEEEEEPQAIKMLAQPMCIVHEPTPSIKAPADTKILEPEEIKQENEAEVSSTTETPPIPSTEEPKQFEIVQPQSPSISSQENEKLKITIVNKAAKEKSHHNDSKGSAKPPKEKRESHKTSPSTCVPKDERKVENIKLKIDLSKQNSVTIINMSDPQRKEIVKPVRPEKEWKVTKSKKEKDSSPKSSPKSSPHSDRKSKTPSPLTVPPLTIKAERISPLAKLSSPATPTSSTSPEAPEEDQKSQFLKSFALTPIKNAKTDKQDPLGLLSKDVTLSVVPKTSTKDQSSSSSSSSKRKNKEPLKAVIKKPKLSPPLATEDFKIKLPLIPNSTSKHAPAPATVSSGANNDTKKSLMPPPAPLAAMKPPSSLIKKPGKLQQSKVSAAPPGSLTPHPMHNNVQLAAPGSRTPIAKRYQPILPKAARPNPFANIPSDVNKILKDAGTEIKTIPNEPVSSKVYGPKSEATNNALMGPPTMAAPPTKIPSSSASSNRNNGTSSKSNSNKNNSYLNLALFNASKSKGNEVPPGCRTPMYTPNSPIYSPSSPQYVPNYNIPTMPTYKYTPKPSNSNNSYLQSVLGSNNQMSSLFPSPPVKKDNSANANNNNNNNNASNTSSNRPEHQAPAKRVYPFARSPSPSEDPPEKQLKVKSLLNSCNINIPSSLSITITREDGESSANGSVHQKHKSPVNNYIEILKLPDQTPDSSENNKRSSPPAASSLFPNPPVKRMATPPLNVNKPAASNVNQAGSMQKLPTTTSNQTPPNPVGNAKTTTNQLSSTNLNMMNVKGNGMNKPLTNNSKPPTTNKSPVAAAGGPEKKATPSPEKRLNTSPSEQKSPKSPNGDGTGSKKFRHILPRQIPGPMPEINVPNKQNGNVIGTYAAPNGVNVKIHSNKKVQPSKKSPAAQQLAPTHHQPQQPGVAGGNLKQPPQQSPTGKSQAQIKPPTKSPQGGSRAGKTNATQAAVAAAAAAAAVAANAASKLNTPPSSIPTLPPVMPHPMQGMLPPHLGAAAAAANQNELSKFIKENLLRAQVQAAVANQPNIFYPYAANAAAAAQLSQFNPAMYNYQQAYIMDQLSRMQRAGNDAFNEYMQKLKNSMEMQKTAAEGSKAGETKPLQKPATSPKSLAHSPSSSVSTNMHAKEPLVTKTK